The Orcinus orca chromosome 16, mOrcOrc1.1, whole genome shotgun sequence genome includes a window with the following:
- the INTS1 gene encoding integrator complex subunit 1 isoform X1 yields MNRAKPTTVRRPSAAAKPSGHPPPGDFIALGSKGQATESKAASTLLKPAPSSLPSERKRDAAAALAGASALTGLTKRPKLSSTPPLSALGRLAEAAVAEKRAISPSIKEPSVVPIEVPPAVLLDEIEAAELEGNDDRLEGVLCGAVKQLKVTRAKPDSTLYLSLMYLAKIKPNIFATEGVIEALCSLLRRDASINFKAKGNSLVSVLACSLLMAAYEEDENWPEIFVKVYIEDSLGERIWVDSPHCKTFVDNIQTAFNTKMPPKSVLLQGEAGRSGGELSAGSSPHPSLTEEEDSQTELLIAEEKLSPDQEGQPMPRPRYEELAESVEEYVLDVLRDQLTRRQPIDNVSRNLLRLLTSTCGYKEVRLMAVQKLEMWLQNPKLTRPAQDLLMSVCMNCGTHGPEDMDVISHLIKIRLKPKVLLNHYMLCVRELLNAHKDNLGTTIKFVIFNELSNARNPNNMQTLYAVLQHSSALAPKFLAMVFQDLLTNKDDYLRASRALLREIIKQTKHEINFQAFCLGLMQERKEPQYLDMEFKERFVVHITDVLAVSMMLGITAQVKEAGIAWDKGEKKNLEVLRSFQNQIAAIQRDAVWWLHTVVPSISKLAPKDYVHCLHKVLFTEQPETYYKWDNWPPESDRNFFLRLCSEVPILEDTLMRILVIGLSRELPLGPADAMELADHLVKRAAAVQADDVEVLKVERIQLIDAVLNLCTYHHPENIQLPPGYQPPNLAISTLYWKAWPLLLVVAAFNPENIGLAAWEEYPTLKMLMEMVMTNNYSYPPCTLTDEETRTEMVTRELQVSQREKQEILAFEGHLAAASTKQTITESSSLLLSQLTSLEPQGPPRRPPPHVLDQVKGLNQSLRLGHLLCRSRNPDFLLNIIQRQASSQSMPWLADLVQSSEGSLDVLPVQCLCEFLLHDAADEPASGEEEEEGESREQKAKKRQRQQKQQQLLGRLQDLLLGPRADEQTTCEVLDYFLRRLGSSQVASRVLATKGLSLVLSEGSLRDGEEKEPPTEEDSGDTDALQGYQWLLRDLPRLPLFDSVRTTTALALQQAIHMETDPQTISAYLVYLSQHTPVEEQSQHSDLALDVARLIVERSTIMSHLFSKRSCSAESDAVLAALLSIFSRYVQRMRKSKEGEEVYSWSESQDQVFLRWTSGETATMHILVVHAMVILLTLGPPRAGDGEFQALLDIWFPEKKPLPTAFLVDTSEEALLLPDWLKLRMIRSEVPRLVDAALQDLEPQQLLLFVQSFGIPVSSMSKLLQYLDQAVAHDPQTLEQNIMDKNYMAHLVEVQHERGASGGQTFHSLLTASLPARRDSTEAPKPKSSPEQPPGQGRPRAVTQVRVLGPEDDLASMLLQIFPLSPSPRWQSSSARPVALALQQALGRELARVRQGSPEVPGVAVRLLQALATLLNSPHGGALVMVMHQNHFLACPLMRQLCQYQRCVPQDTGFSSRFLKVLVQTLQWLDSPAVEAGPLQAQLKLFAAQYSARRRISDGVPWVTQCSPAVRSGFLHLAEALTFRGDPEVVSSTIRAIAATLKSGEGCDVEPELISKVLRGLVAVRSPHLEELLAAIFSAASTFPASGPVSVVSSLLLQEKGEPPALGKQDSDGCSLEAVWLGPCSGLLVDWLEMLDPEVISSCPDLQQRLLFSQSSKGKGHPGPQVPSFRPYLLALLTHQSNWSTLHQCIHILLGKNREQRFDPSASLDFLWACIHMPRIWQGRDQRTPQKRREELVLRVQAPELIGLAELILAEAEARSQDGDASACSLLQARLPLLLSCCRGDDEGVRKVTAHLTSCIPQWADSVLGRRCRDLLVHLYLQRPDLRVPVPDVLLHSEGAAGSSVCKLDGLIHRFVTLLADTSDSRAAENRVADANVACRKLAVAHPILLLRHLPMIAALLHGRSHLNFQEFRQQSHLTFFLHVLGILELLQPHVFQSEHQGALWDCLLSFLRLLLNYRKSSRHLAPFISKFVQFTHKYITCNAPAAIAFLQKHSDALHDLSFDSSDLVMLKSLLAGLSLPSRDGRADRGLDEEGEDEGSSGPLPLLSVSLFTPLTAAEVAPYVKRLSRGQTVEDLLEVLSDVDEMSRRRPEILGFFSTSLQRLMSSAEESCRSLAFSLALRSIQSNPSIAADFLPTFMYCLGSRDFEVAQTALRNLPEYTLLCQEHAAVLLHRAFLVGMYGQMDTSAQISEALRILHMEAVM; encoded by the exons TCCCGCCTGCGGTGCTGCTGGACGAGATCGAGGCGGCCGAGCTGGAGGGCAACGACGACAGGCTGGAGGGAGTGCTGTGCGGGGCCGTGAAGCAGCTGAAGGTCACGCGGGCCAAGCCGGACAGCACCCTGTACCTGAGCCTCATGTACCTGGCCAAGATCAAACCCAACATCTTCGCCACAGAGGGGGTCATCGAG GCTCTGTGCAGCCTCCTGCGGCGGGACGCCTCCATCAACTTCAAGGCCAAGGGGAACAGCCTGGTGTCCGTGCTGGCCTGCAGCCTCCTCATGGCCGCGTACGAGGAGGATGAGAACTGGCCCGAGATCTTTGTcaag GTGTACATTGAAGACTCCCTGGGGGAGCGGATCTGGGTGGACAGCCCGCACTGCAAGACCTTTGTGGACAACATCCAGACGGCCTTTAACACCAAGATGCCCCCCAAGAGCGTGCTCCTGCAGGGGGAGGCGGGGCGCAGCGGAGGGGAACTCAGTGCCG GGAgcagcccccacccctccctcaccgAGGAGGAGGACAGCCAGACGGAGCTGCTGATCGCGGAGGAGAAGCTCAGCCCCGATCAGGAGGGCCAGCCCATGCCCA GGCCTAGGTACGAGGAGCTGGCGGAGAGCGTGGAGGAGTACGTCCTCGACGTGCTGCGCGACCAGCTCACGCGGCGGCAGCCCATTGACAACGTCTCGCGGAACCTGCTGCGGCTGCTCACCTCCACCTGCGGCTACAAGGAGGTGCGGCTGATGGCGGTGCAGAAGCTGGAGATGTGGCTGCAGAACCCCAAG CTGACCCGGCCGGCCCAGGACCTGCTCATGTCCGTGTGCATGAACTGCGGCACGCACGGCCCCGAGGACATGGACGTCATCTCCCACCTGATCAAGATCCGCCTGAAGCCCAAGGTCCTGCTCAACCACTACATGCTCTGCGTCAG GGAGCTGCTGAACGCGCACAAGGACAACCTGGGCACCACCATCAAGTTCGTGATCTTCAACGAGCTCTCCAACGCACGGAACCCCAACAACATGCAGACCCTCTACGCCGTGCTGCAGCACAGCTCCGCGCTGGCACCCAAG TTCCTGGCCATGGTGTTCCAGGACCTGCTGACCAACAAGGACGACTATCTGCGGGCCTCGCGGGCCCTGCTGCGCGAGATCATCAAGCAGACGAAACACGAGATCAACTTCCAGGCCTTCTGCCTGGGGCTCATGCAGGAGCGCAAGGAGCCCCAGTACCTGGACATGGAGTTCAAG GAGCGCTTCGTGGTGCACATCACAGACGTGCTGGCCGTGTCCATGATGCTGGGCATCACGGCCCAGGTGAAGGAGGCCGGCATCGCTTGGgacaaaggagagaagaaga ACCTGGAGGTGCTGCGCTCCTTCCAGAACCAGATCGCCGCAATCCAGCGGGACGCCGTCTGGTGGCTGCACACCGTCGTCCCCTCCATCAGCAAGCTCGCCCCCAAGGACTACGTGCACTG CCTCCACAAGGTGCTCTTCACAGAGCAGCCCGAGACCTACTACAAATGGGACAACTGGCCACCCGAGAGTGACCGCAA CTTCTTCCTCCGCCTCTGCTCAGAGGTTCCCATCCTGGAGGACACGCTGATGCGCATCCTGGTCATCGGGCTGTCACGGGAGCTTCCACTGGGCCCCGCCGATGCCATGGAGCTGGCCGACCACCTGGTGAAGCGGGCTGCAGCCGTGCAGGCCGACG ATGTGGAAGTGCTGAAGGTGGAGAGGATCCAGCTGATCGATGCTGTTCTGAACCTGTGCACCTACCATCACCCGGAGAACATCCAGCTTCCGCCTGG GTACCAGCCTCCGAACCTCGCCATCTCCACCCTCTACTGGAAGGCGTGGCCCCTACTGCTGGTCGTCGCCGCGTTCAACCCAGAAAACATTG GCCTGGCCGCCTGGGAGGAGTACCCCACACTGAAGATGCTCATGGAGATGGTGATGACCAA CAATTACTCGTACCCACCGTGCACCCTGACGGACGAGGAGACCCGGACTGAGATGGTCACCCGAGAGCTGCAGGTCTCGCAGCGGGAGAAGCAGGAGATCCTGGCGTTCGAGGGGCACCTGGCCGCTGCATCCACCAAGCAGACCATCACTGAGAGCAGCAGCCTGCTCCTGTCCCAGCTCACCAGCCTTGAGCCCCA AGGGCCGCCCCGGAGGCCTCCCCCTCATGTCCTGGATCAGGTGAAAGGCCTCAACCAGTCCCTCCGCCTCGGGCACCTGCTGTGTCGGAGCCGGAACCCGGACTTTCTCCTCAACATCATCCAGAGGCAG GCTTCCTCCCAGTCCATGCCCTGGCTGGCCGACCTGGTGCAGTCCAGCGAGGGCTCCCTGGACGTGCTGCCCGTGCAGTGCCTGTGCGAGTTCCTGCTGCATGACGCTGCCGACGAGCCCGCCtccggggaggaggaggaggagggcgagagcagagagcagaaggCCAAGAAGCGGCAG aggcagcagaagcagcagcagctgctggGCCGCCTGCAGGACCTGCTGCTGGGCCCCAGGGCCGACGAGCAGACCACGTGTGAGGTGCTGGACTACTTCCTGCGGCGCCTCGGCTCCTCCCAGGTGGCTTCCCGGGTGCTGGCCACGAAG GGCCTGTCCCTGGTGCTCTCGGAGGGCAGCCTGCGTGACGGGGAGGAGAAGGAGCCCCCCACGGAGGAGGACTCGGGCGACACGGACGCGCTGCAGGGCTACCAGTGGCTGCTGCGAGACCTGCCTAGGCTGCCTCTGTTCGACAGCGTCAGGACCACCACCGCCCTGGCGCTGCAGCAG gcCATCCACATGGAGACGGACCCGCAGACCATCAGTGCCTACCTGGTCTACCTGTCCCAGCACACGCCCGTGGAGGAGCAGAGCCAGCACAGCGACCTGGCCCTG GACGTGGCCCGGCTCATCGTGGAGCGCTCCACCATCATGTCCCACCTGTTCTCCAAGCGCTCCTGCAGCGCCGAGTCGGACGCCGTGCTGGCCGCCCTGCTCTCCATCTTCTCCCGCTACGTGCAGCGCATGCGCAAGAGCAAGGAGGGCGAGGAGGTCTACAGCTGG TCGGAGTCGCAAGACCAGGTCTTCCTGCGCTGGACTAGTGGGGAGACGGCCACCATGCACATCCTGGTGGTCCATGCCATGGTCATCCTCCTGACGCTGGGGCCGCCCCGCG CTGGTGACGGCGAGTTCCAGGCGCTGCTGGACATCTGGTTCCCAGAGAAGAAGCCCCTGCCCACGGCCTTCTTGGTGGACACGTCGGAAGAGGCGCTGCTGCTGCCCGACTGGCTGAAGCTGCGCATGATCCGCTCGGAGGTCCCGCGCCTCGTGGACGCTG CCCTGCAGGACCTGGAGCCCCAGCAGCTGCTGCTGTTCGTGCAGTCCTTCGGCATCCCGGTGTCCAGCATGAGCAAACTTCTCCAGTATCTGGACCAGGCGGTGGCCCACGACCCCCAGACCCTGGAGCAGAACATCATGGACAAGA ATTACATGGCTCACCTGGTCGAGGTCCAGCACGAGCGAGGGGCGTCCGGAGGCCAGACTTTCCACTCCCTGCTCACAGCCTCCCTGCCCGCCCGGCGAG ACAGCACGGAGGCGCCGAAACCCAAAAGCAGCCCAGAGCAGCCACCGGGCCAGGGCAGGCCCCGGGCCGTGACACAGGTGCGGGTTCTGGGCCCCGAGGACGACCTGGCCAGCATGCTCCTGCAG ATCTTCCCGCTGAGCCCCAGCCCGCGGTGGCAGAGCTCCAGTGCACGCCCTGTAGCCCTGGCGCTGCAGCAGGCCCTGGGCCGGGAGCTGGCGCGAGTCCGCCAGGGGAGCCCCGAGGTGCCAGGCGTCGCGGTGCGCCTCCTGCAGGCCCTCGCCACCCTGCTGAACTCCCCGCACGGCGGCGCCCTGGTCATGGTCATGCACCAGAACCACTTCCTCGCCTGCCCTCTGATGCGCCAGCTCTGCCAGTACCAG CGCTGTGTGCCCCAGGACACCGGCTTCTCGTCGCGCTTCCTCAAAGTGCTCGTGCAGACCCTGCAGTGGCTGGACAGCCCCGCTGTGGAGGCCGGGCCTCTGCAGGCCCAGCTCAAGCTGTTTGCCGCCCAGTACTCGGCACGGCGCCGGATCAGCGATG GAGTCCCGTGGGTCACACAGTGCTCCCCTGCAGTGCGGAGCGGGTTCCTGCACCTGGCAGAGGCCCTGACGTTCCGCGGGGACCCGGAAGTGGTCAGCTCCACCATCCGCGCCATCGCGGCCACCCTCAAGTCTGGGGAGGGGTGTGACGTGGAGCCCGAGCTTATCAGCAAAG TCCTCCGGGGTCTGGTTGCCGTGAGGTCGCCTCACCTGGAGGAGCTGCTGGCCGCGATCTTCTCCGCTGCCTCCACCTTCCCGGCCTCGGGGCCCGTGTCCGTGGTGAGCTCACTGCTGCTGCAGGAGAAGGGGGAGCCCCCGGCCCTGGGGAAGCAGGACTCTGACGGCTGCAG CCTGGAGGCTGTGTGGCTGGGACCCTGCTCGGGGCTCCTTGTCGACTGGCTGGAGATGCTGGACCCCGAGGTGATCAGCAGCTGCCCTGACCTGCAGCAGCGGCTGCTGTTCTCCCAGAGCAGCAAG ggcaAAGGCCATCCTGGCCCGCAGGTGCCGTCTTTCCGACCCTACCTCTTAGCCCTGCTCACGCACCAGTCCAACTGGTCCACGCTGCACCAGTGTATCCACATCCTGCTGGGCAAGAACCGGGAGCAGAG GTTCGACCCCTCGGCCTCCCTGGACTTCCTCTGGGCCTGCATCCACATGCCTCGCATCTGGCAGGGCAGGGACCAGCGCACCCCTCAG AAGCGGCGGGAGGAGTTGGTGCTGCGCGTCCAGGCCCCGGAGCTCATCGGCCTGGCGGAGCTGATCCTGGCGGAGGCAGAGGCCAGGAGCCAGGACGGGGACGCCAGCGCCTGCAGCCTTCTCCAGGCCCGGCTGCCCCTGCTGCTCAGCTGCTGCCGCGGTGACGATGAGGGCGTCAGGAAGGTGACGGCGCACCTGACGAGCTGCATCCCGCAGTGGGCTGACAG CGTGCTGGGCAGGCGTTGCCGAGACCTGCTCGTGCACCTCTACCTGCAGCGGCCAGACCTCCGGGTGCCTGTGCCTGACGTCCTGCTGCACAGCGAAGGGGCCGCCGGCAGCAGCGTCTGCAAG CTGGACGGCCTCATTCACCGCTTCGTCACCCTCCTCGCGGACACCAGTGACTCCCGGGCAGCCGAGAACCGAGTGGCCGATGCCAACGTGGCCTGTCGGAAGCTGGCTGTGGCCCACCCCATCCTGTTGCTCAG GCACCTGCCCATGATCGCCGCCCTCCTGCACGGCCGCAGCCACCTCAACTTCCAGGAGTTCCGGCAGCAGAGCCACCTGACCTTCTTCCTGCACGTGCTGGGCatcctggagctgctgcagccGCACGTGTTCCAGAGCGAGCACCAGGGGGCGCTATGGGACTGCCTGCTCTCCTTTCTCCGCCTGCTGCTG AACTACAGGAAGTCCTCCCGCCACCTGGCCCCCTTCATCAGCAAGTTCGTGCAGTTCACCCACAAGTACATCACCTGCAATGCCCCGGCCGCCATCGCCTTCCTGCAGAAACACTCCGACGCGCTCCA TGACCTGTCCTTCGACAGCAGCGACCTGGTGATGCTCAAGTCGCTCCTGGCGGGGCTGAGCCTTCCCAGCAGGGACGGCAGGGCCGACCGCGGCCTGGACGaagagggcgagg ACGAGGGCTCGTCTGGCCCCCTGCCTCTGCTCAGCGTCTCCCTCTTCACCCCTCTGACCGCAGCTGAGGTGGCCCCCTATGTGAAGAGGCTTTCCCGGGGCCAGACGGTCGAGG ATCTGTTGGAGGTTCTGAGCGACGTGGACGAGATGTCCCGGCGGAGACCCGAGATCCTGGGCTTCTTCTCG ACCAGTCTGCAGCGGCTGATGAGCTCAGCTGAGGAGTCCTGCCGCAGCCTGGCCTTCAGCCTGGCCCTGCGCTCCATCCAGAGCAACCCCAG CATCGCAGCCGACTTCCTGCCCACGTTCATGTACTGCCTGGGCAGCCGGGACTTCGAAGTAGCGCAGACGGCCCTCCGGAACCTGCCGGAGTACACCCTCCTCTGCCAGG AGCACGCAGCCGTGCTGCTGCACCGGGCCTTCCTGGTGGGCATGTACGGCCAGATGGACACCAGCGCCCAGATCTCTGAGGCCCTGAGGATCCTGCACATGGAGGCTGTGATGTGA